In a genomic window of Sarcophilus harrisii chromosome 4, mSarHar1.11, whole genome shotgun sequence:
- the RAB23 gene encoding ras-related protein Rab-23 — translation MLEEDVEVAIKVVVVGNGAVGKSSMIQRYCKGIFTKDYKKTIGVDFLERQIQVNDEDVRLMLWDTAGQEEFDAITKAYYRGAQACVLVFSTIDRESFEAISSWREKVVTEVGDIPTVLVQNKIDLLDDSCIKNEEAEALAKKLKLRFYRASVKEDLNVTEVFKYLAEKYLQKLKQQIAEDPELMHTSSNKIGVFNTVGGSHPGQNSSTLNGGDVINLRPNKQRTKKNRSPFSSCSIP, via the exons ATGTTGGAAGAGGATGTGGAAGTGGCCATCAAGGTGGTAGTTGTTGGGAATGGAGCTGTTGGGAAATCAAGTATGATTCAGCGATATTGCAAAGGCATTTTTACAAAAGACTACAAGAAAACAATTGGAGTTGATTTTTTGGAGAGACAAATCCA AGTTAATGATGAAGATGTCAGGCTAATGTTATGGGATACAGCAGGTCAAGAAGAGTTTGATGCAATAACAAAGGCTTACTATCGAG GAGCCCAAGCTTGTGTACTTGTGTTTTCTACTATAGACAGGGAATCTTTTGAAGCAATTTCCAGTTGGAGAGAAAAAGTAGTAACTGAAGTTGGAGATATACCAACAGTACTTGTACAAAACAAGATTGACCTCTTGGATGATTCTTGTATAAAGAA tgaagaagctgaggcattggcaaaaaaattaaagttaagatTCTACAGAGCTTCAGTGAAAGAGGACTTAAATGTAACTGAAG tttttaaatatttagcaGAAAAATATCTTCAGAAACTCAAACAACAAATAGCTGAAGATCCAGAATTAATGCATACAAGTAGTAATAAAATTG GTGTCTTTAATACAGTTGGTGGAAGTCACCCTGGCCAGAATTCTAGCACACTTAATGGTGGAGATGTCATCAATCTCAGACCTAACAAACAGAGAACCAAGAAAAACAGAAGCCCTTTTAGCAGCTGCAGTATACCTTAA